CGGCGTGCTCCTACCTGCGCAGCGGTGTATCGTTTCCGCGATGCACAGTATCAGGTGCTGTACGTGGGCTTTGAACCCCAGAATCTTCAACAGAGGCTGCTGGAGCACTGGCGGACACAGGATGTTCCCGACGCTCGCTATGTGAGCTATCTGCCGGTGACCAGTACAGCGAAGGGCAAGGAGGTACAACAGCGCCTGATTGCGCGTACGAAGCCTCTCTATCAGACTCAGGAAGACAAGGACGATAAAGAGGAGGGAGAGTCTGAGGGGGAGTAGTCTGTCAAAGGTGAGATTCTCCGCTTGCGCTCAGAATGACAATATGGAGAAACTCTTCATTCGACGAGGTGTGCCGTGAGACCTGTTCATCTCTTGCTCATACTGAGTGCGTTCGTGCTGTTGAGCGCATGCGCAAAGAAGACATCCGCGCCCACGTCAGGTGAGGCTCCGGTGGAAGGAAAGAAAAAGCTCCGTGCGGCGATGGTGACCGACATCGCGGGCATTGGTGATCGCTCGTTCAACGAGTCCGCATGGCGCGGTTTGCAGCGTGCGCAGAAGGAGCTGGGCGCAGAGGTACGCTATCTCGAATCCGCCAAGTTGCCCGACTATGAGCAAAACCTGCGCCTGCTGGCTCAGCAGAAGTACGACGTGGTCATCGCGGTTGGCTTCGCGATGGAAGACGCTCTCAAGAAGGTCGCTCCCCAGTTTCCGAACGTCATTTTCGCCATCGTGGACGGCAACGCGCCCGACCTGCCCAACTGTGTGTCGCTGAAGTTTCGCGAGCACGAAGGTTCGTTTTTGGTGGGTGCGCTGGCAGGCGCGATGACGAAGACAAATATCGTCGGCTTTGTGGGCGGGATGGAGATCCCGCTCATCAAGAAGTTCGAAGCGGGCTATCGCGCGGGCGTGATGACCACCAACCCCAAAGCGAAGGTGCTCGTCGGATATACCGGCAACTGGACGGACACCGCCAAGGGCAAGGAGCTTGCCCTGTCGCAGTTTGAACGCGGAGCCGACATTGTGTACCACGCCTCCGGGCAGTGCGGACTGGGCGTGATTGAGGCAGCCGAAGAGCGAGGAAAAGGGCACTTCGCCATCGGTGTGGACTCGGACCAGGACTACATCGCCCCCGGCTTCGTGCTGACCAGCATGATCAAAAGCGTAGACAACGCGGTGTTCGGCGTGTGCAAGGCTGTGGTAGAGGGCACGTTCCAGCCCGGCACGCGCGACCTGGGCATCAAGGAGAACGGCGTCGGCCTCAGCCCGATGCGATACACTAAACACCTCGTGCCGAAAGAGGTTCTGGACAAAATAGAGACCTTGCGCCAGATGATAGCAGATGGCAAGCTGAAAGTGCCCCAGAGCGAGGAGGAGCTGAAGACGTTCCAGCCGCCAGCCTTGCCATAGGAGAGAGAAAAGGTGGCTGCACCCAGGTATTTACCGCATTATACCTACGCAGACTACGTGCAGTGGGAAGGACGGTGGGAGCTCATCGAGGGCATCCCCTTCGCCATGAGCCCCCAGCCGTCATTCCGACATCAGCGCATCTCACAGCGTATTGCTGCGGAGCTGGAAACAGCACTGGAAGGATGCGAACACTGTCGCGCGGTGCTGCCCGTGGACTGGAAAATCGCTGAGGATACGGTGGTGCAGCCTGATAACATGGTGGTGTGCGGCGAGGTGACCACCGAGGCGTATCTGGACAGACCGCCCGTGCTCATCTTTGAGGTACTCTCACCTTCTACCGAACAGAAAGACCGTGTAGTGAAAGCGGAACTCTACGCCTCGCAAGGAGTCAAATATTACGTGCTGGTAAACCCCGACCTCCTGCAGGCGGAAGTGATGGAGTTGCAAGGCGGGGAGTACCGGCTGCAGGCGACACTGCATGAAGGAACGTGGCGGTTTGACCTGGGTGAATGTCAGATAGAAGTGGACTTTGGTCGCCTGTGGAGGATATGAGAACCTTAAACGTTTCTTATCGCAAAAGGCGTATAATAAAAGGTGCAGAACGTTCTGCAGAGGCGATGAGGCATGATTGTAGAAGCACGCAATGACACGGTCAACCTGCTGGGTGCGCTGACCAAGAATCACTGGCAGACCATTAAGGCGGCGGCGAACCTGCTGCTGAAGCGCAACCCCGCAGGCATTATTATCAACTGTGCGGGCATTACCGAGTGCACGGAGGAGGGAGCGGAAACCTTTGCCGATGCGCAGGCGTACATCCAGAAGCATGGCGCACGCATCGTGCTCTGTGACATCCCCGAACATGTGATGGAAGTGCTTCGCCGGGTGCCGGGGGTGCGTTCGCAACTGCCTGTTGCCTGTACGATGGCTCAGGCGCGCGCCTCCCTGGGTCTGCCCAGCACCTACGAAACGGCGGAAGCGCCCTCTGAAAAGATTGTGCTGCTGCCCGTTTGGGAAGGGATGAACGCGCCGTATGCCGCCCAGCACGCCCTGCACATGACCAGAGACCAGCACGCCGTTTTGCACATCGTGTACATTCTGCTGGTGCCCCAGAAGCTGGCTCTCACCACCCCCATGCCTGAACAGGAAGAAGCGGCGCATCGCACCCTGACCGAGTTGGAGGAGATGGCTCGCCGCGCCCGGGTGAAGGTGGAAAAGCGTGTGGAGCGATGCCGTGACCTGGCGCGCGGGATTATCACCGCGGCGGAGCAAGAGCGGGCAAGCCAGCTGATTCTGGGCATCACGCCGGGCGACATGTCGGCGGCAAACGGTTTGCTGACCACCGTGTTGCAGAAAGCCCCCTGCGAGGTGCTGGTGGTGCGCGCCCCGGCAACGGTGGAGCAGACGGGGTGAACCTGCGTCCACTCCCTCCAGTGTTACCGTTTGAGAATCTTTTTCACGTCCAGCCAGTCTGCATACAGGATGGGTATTTTGTGGCGGCTGTCCCAATGCAGGCGGATACCTGCCGCTTGGCAAACGTCGCGCAAAGGCACGTAGTCCATCTTTCCTCGCCGTAGCACCCCCCGCGGCTGGAGGCTCTTCACCGCCCTGCCAGCTAGCGACTTCCCATCCCACTGCGTGGCAAATGCTGACAAATAACGTAAAGCAAGGTACACCCGTCCTTGCCTGAGGATTAATGGGGTGAAGAAAGATACTTTATGCCCATTCAGGTACAACGAGCGTATCTGTTTCTCTACCTGTTGGTGCCACCAGCCTTTTGACGCAGAACCTGGGATCTGTGCCTGTACGCCTTCGACCAGAGATCCCCAGTGTGAGCGTCTACCTCGAAAATCTCGTACCACTCGTGTCCCTGCAGTGAAATCCGCCCGATAATGCACCATACCAGCCGCTTCTCTTCCACAGTGATGCCGGCAAGCTTCTCCCAGAACACCTGATGTACTCTATACTTTTGTGCTCGCGACCAGTTGATACTAACACGCCAGCCAACCGCAGCGTGTGCACCCTTGCCAACAAGCGCAGCAGGCAGCCCAGCCCCGTTAGCGTCGAGACACGTGTTGCAGCCTCCCAAGTAAACTACCTTCACGCAACTCAATTGGGGCAGAAACGCCACTTCAGCGATTGTGAAAACGTAGTTTGGTTGGACAAGATCGCCATCTGGGAATCCCAAAGTGCTTCCTCCACTGGAGTGCCCAGGCTGCTATACAAAACATATCTGGCTTCCACGACTCCGGCAGCGACGATGTCAATCTTATGTTCCCCCACTCTGATTCTGCTGCTGCGCAATCGGTCGGTATCACCAGAGGAAACCGCCGGTAAGGCGAGTTGTGCAACTGTGTGCCTATCGTGGGAAACATCCTGCAATAACGCACGCTCCAGTTCTGCGGGTCGCTTACAGGAGGCTGGGTGCATCCCGGATGAAGCCCGCTCTGGATGCTGAAACTGGTCTGGCGGATAGGTTGTGTAGAGTGCACCTGCGTCAGCTCTTGCAGTTCCGCCCGGTCGACAGTGACGTTGATGATAGGGAACTTGTACGCCACGAGGAAATAAAAGCACGGATTAGCCACTTCGCCAGATGTCACACATTGCATGGGCTGGCTATCGGTCAGATTGTTGTCCCATTGCACGTGGATGGCGGTGACGATTTGCTGGGCGCAGAGGGACGTAGCGAACCACAGGAGAAACGCACTCAGTACCCCCCCCGTTGGAGTAGCAAAGTGAAGCGTTTCATTCTGGTTACCTCCTTGGAAGGAGTATCGTACCTATAGTATAACACAGGGTGCAGGAAACATCAATCTACTGCGACAAACCAATCTGCCTACTTCCTCCCCTTACACAGCGGCACCAAGCTCATCTGTCTTTTCTCGAACACCGCCACCTCGCGGAAGCCGATGTCCCACGCCATACGCACTGCGTCCAGTAGGCAGTGCGCTAACTCGTCGGGGTGGTGGGCGTCCGAGCCGAAGGTGATGAGCCTGCCACCGCGTTCATAGTACCACTCTAACGTTTGTCGGCAGGGGTAAAAGTCGCGGGCGTCCTGTCGCAGACCGGCGGTGTTTATCTCCAGCACCGTGCCCTTCTCCACCATCAGGTCAAACAGGGTGAACAGCAGGTCACGATAAGGCTGGGGGTCAAACGCGCCGAAGCGGGGCACACCACGCCGTTTGGCGTACTCCAGATGTCCCACGATGTCAATCAAACCGCTTTCCACCGAGTGCAGCACTTCCTCGTAGTAGCGGGTGTATGCCTCGCGAGCGGTAGGGAAACGCTGCACGTATTCATCGGTCATGATCATCCGTGCATCCACGTAATGCACGCACCCCAGTACATAGTCAAAGGGATACTGGCTGAGCCACACGCGCACATCGGGTTCGAACCAATGCTGGTAATCTATCTCTACGCCGGCACGGATGCGCAATCGCCCCCTGAACAGGTCGCGCACGTAGACGATGTCGTCCATAAACAGGTCGTAGTCGAAGTATTCCACCACGGGGTCGTTGGGGTCAAAGTCTTTGTGTTCGCTGAAGCCGATTTCGTCCAGCCCCAGAGCCATTGCGCGGGCGCAGTGTTCCAGCATCGTCGCACGCCCATCGTGCGACAGGAAGGTGTGCACCTGATAATCCACTCGTGTATATTCCGCCCTGTTATTCCAGCCCATCGATGCTTATTCCCTCAACATCTACCACACGCCACTTTTCGGTGGGGATTACCAGCCACTTGCGAGCGGGCTCCTTGCGCAGCTTCAACTGGATATCGGTCGGCTCATGGCGGCTGACCAGCCCCTGCTCTTCCCACCACGCCTCCACGCGCATACTCGCTGTCGCCTCTTTGCCGATAATGCTGATGACCGGCGTGCTATAGCGGACATGCGGTCGGATGCCGCGGCGAAACGCCGAAGCCAACTCGATGCGCAGCCTTTCAGGTGAATAGCCAAAGGCTTCGAAATCGCTGGAGATGGCGTCCATCAGCGTGTTTAGGTCACGTCCTTCTATCGCCTTACGGATTTCCTCCAGGCGATTTCGCACCACCTGCTCCTCGGGCGGGGTAGGCGTTGCTGCGATACGCCACATCACCAGCAGTGCTGTTATCAGCATCACCGCGCCGGAGATAGCCAACCATGTGGACCGCTTCATTTCGCGCTGCCTCGCAGGTACATGCTGCTCAGATTATACCGGAAACGACCGGCTGTATCCAACCAACGGTTGTGGAGGGCGAGGCACCTGCCGAGCCCTCCACTTGGGGATTACGACGGGGCGCGTCTTTCCAAGTATGTTGCACAGGTTGCATTGAAGAAGTGAAGCGTTTAATATATAGTGGATTGAAGGCACGTGCGTGCTATGTCGGTATAATAAGGGATAGAATGATAAGCGAACCGCAAAAGCAAAACCCCGAATGGGAACAGGCGCTGCAGACTCTGGCAGCACAACGGGGGCGTGTGATGGTGCTGGGCGCACGGGATGTGGGTAAGACCACTTTCACCGCGCTGCTGGCGAACCGCCAGCTCGCCCACGGCACTCGTGTGGCTGTGGTAGATGCTGATGTGGGGCAATCGGAGATTGGGCCGCCTACCACCATCGGCGTGGGGCTGGTAGAGGTGCCGGTGCCCACCCTGCACGCGGTGGTGCCTCTGGCTATTTACTTCGTGGGGTCCAACACGCCGCGGGGGCGAATGCTGGAGACAGTGAATGGCGTGCGCGCAATGGTGGCGAAGGCTCAGGAGGCGGGAGCGGAGTCGGTGCTCATAGATACTACCGGCTTCGTCAGTGGGGCAGCGGCGCGTCGCCTGAAGTGTGCGAAGGTAGAAGCGGTGCATCCGCAGTTTGTGGTTGCCATCCAACGTAAAGACGAACTGGAGCACATCTTGCGCCCGCTGGAGAAGCGCAAACTGCACCTTATCCGCCTGCCTGTGCCCGAGACGGTCGCCTTGAAGTCGCCGGAGATGCGCCAGCAAAGGCGCATGATGCGTTTCTTCCGGTACTTTCAGGATGCCCGGGCGCATACGTTCGCTCTATCCGACATCGCCTGCGAGGGCACGTGGTTCAATACAGGCACTCCGCTGGAGTGGAACGAGATCCACTTCCTGCAGGACACCTTGCATTCGCGCGTGTTCTGGGCGGAGCGCACCTCGGAGCATCTGTTCGTGATTACCGATAAAGTGGTAGACGAGCGCGCTCTGGTCATCGTGGAAGAGACCTTTCGGGTCGCGCATGTGACAACAGCGGGAGTACATCGCTTTGTCAAACTGTTGCTGGGGCTGCTGAACGCAGAAGGCGAGTGCTTAGCGATTGGTATTCTGGAACGCATCGATTTTGTCAACCGTACCATCACCGTGCGCACTCCTTTGCGGGACGCCTCGGGGGTGGCTATTCTGCGTTTCGGCGGTTTGAACGTGCGCCCTGATGGCAAGGAAATCGGCGCGGTGAAGCCGGGTGAGATTTAGACGCACAAGGTGAGAGGAAACATGTTCTCTACAGCTCTTCATGGTGATTGTTGCATACTGCTGCACCAGACGATAGGTGCATGGTGTCAGGGTAAACCTGTTTCCTTGCAGGCAATGGACGACAAACAATGGGAAGTGCTCGTCGAGGAGGCTCGCCTGCACGGGGTGTCGGGTTTGCTGTATACCCTTTTGCCGAATGAGGTTCCTGTGGAGGTTCGAGATACCTTGCGTTCTGACTATCAAAACCAGCTGGCTGCCAACGTCCTATATATGCAGAAGTTGGCGCAAATCGTACCTGCATTGAAGAATGCGGGTGTGCGGTTTGCGGTGGTGAAGGGCGCAGCTCTGCTGGCGACGGTTTACCGGGACATGGGCATAAGGGCGATGAAAGATATCGACCTGCTGGTACACCCGGATGACGCGAACATCCTGAAGCCGGTGATGCAACAACTGGGCTGGCAGGAGGAAGACGAGGACATCGCTGGCAAGCAATTTGGCGAGCGTTACCGTGCGGAGACCTCGTTCACCTGTCGGGAAGGCTCGTTAATGCTTCGGCTGGAGGCGCATCTGGACATGCCAGGCTTCTATCCGCGTTCGCGAGCAGCAATTTGGCAGAAGATAGTTTCTGTTTGCACAGCGGGCATAGATGAAATGCCTGCGCTCGGTGTGTCGGCGCACTTGAACTATCTATGCACCCATTTTTATTATCATCACTGCGGGCAAGGGCTGAAGTGGCTGGTGGACGTGGCTCTATTGGTATCGCAAGTGCGCTCGTGGCACGATGTGGTTGTGGATGCTTACGAGTTCGGCACAACACGCCCTGTACATCTTGCGCTGCATGATGTAGCCAAATATCTGCAGGTGCCGGTTCCACAGCATATTGTGGAGACACTGCGCTTTTTGCCCATGCCTCTCAGTTTGCGCCTGCTGTTCGAGATGTGCAAACGACCTTCCCTGCACTACCTGGGTATTCGCCTGCTGGACATTTATCGTGCGCCGAACTGGCCTACCCGTTTCGGCTACATCTGGCGCAAGCTCACCGCCCCTCGCTGGCGACGCCTCTCCCGTTGCGAATAATGGGGCGACGTGCTATACTCTAATACACATATAGCCTTTTTGAAGGGGATTGCGCGGCGTGGACCTGCAGACATTTAAGGAACTGGTTTATCGTGAGTTTGGTGACCATCTGGAACATGCCACCCCTGCCAACGTGCGTGAGTTTCTAGACAGGTTGCAGATGCAGGAGATGGCGAGCAGATTGCCGGGGGAGCGGTTCGAAATCCATGAGACCGGCACCACCTACGAAGAGATTATCAAGGATTTCTTCGCCCGCGTGCTGGAAATGCCCCGTGATGACGCTATTATCTTGCTATGGACGCTGGCGATAGACCTCGCTTTCGCTGCCGTAGAACACCAGTACGCCGAGTACTTTGCGTCCCTGTTCAAGGACCTGGACCAGTATTGAGAATATTCATTGCGAAGGAGGTAGCGTCATGCGAGTGAACACAAGGAGCACCATGCTGGCTGTTCTGGTGCTGGGGGCGTATGCCTTTGCGCAAGCAGACAGTATCGCCTGGCTCAACTCGTACGAGGATGCGTTACGGCAAGCCAGAGAGGGCAACAAACTGGTAATGGTCAGCTTCTACACCGACTGGTGAGGCTGGTGTAAACGGCTGGACCAGGACACCTTCTCCAATGAGAAGGTGGTTCAGCTGGCGGGGCAGGTTGTCCCGTTGAAACTGAACGCCGAGAAAGAGGGCGTAGAAGTCGCCAAGAAGTACCGCGTGCGCGGCTATCCCACCGTGATGTTTGTGGATGCCGAAGGCGCAATAGTCGGCAAGATTGTCGGCTATCTTCCCCCCGATGCGTTTGCCAAACAGTTTGTGCAGATTGTGGAGTCGATCAAAGCCTTGCCCGACCTTCTGCAGCGTGCGCAGAACGACCCCAAAGATGCCGAAGCGCTCGCCCGGCTGGTAATGATATATGCCCAGCGTGAGGACGAGGCGAAGGCAACCGAGATGCTGTCGGCAGCGGAGAAGGCAGACCCTCGCAATCAGAAGGGGCTGTTAGGAGCTGCCTGCAACGCAGTTGGCGACATGTTCCAAAACGCCGGTCAATTCCAGAAGGCGATATCCTTCTTCCGTAAAGCGGCGACCCTCAGCAGGAAACCGGAAGAGGTATCGTACGCCCGTTTAAGCATCGCGGTGTGCTACCTGAGCATGCGCGATACGAAAAAAGCTTTGCCGGAGCTGGAGGCGGTTGCGAAGATGAAGGATGCTCCTGCCGGCGACCGCGAAACCGCCAGGCAGTTGCTGGAACGCTTTCGCAAACCGGCTCAGCAACGGAAATGATGGTGAACCTCAGTAAAAAGCCCTCGCCAGAGGGCTTTTTTCTTACGTAAACCTCTTGCACTGCGTCAGCAGCACAGGGTACACTCTATGCGTGATAAACACCAAATACAGGCAATATAACTACTGGGGAGTTTTTACATGGAACCGCTGGTAACGTTGCCGCTGTTTCCATTACATGCTGTCTTATTTCCGGGGATGCCGTTGCCCCTCTACGTCTTTGAAGAGCGCTACCGCCAGATGATGCATATGGTGCTGGAGCAGGACCGGCAGTTTGGAGTGGTGCTCATCCGGGAAGGCAAGGAAGTGGGCGGACCGGCGGTACCTTATCAATGGGGCACCCTTGCCCGCATTACCGCCCTCCAGAACCTGCCTGATGGCAGCATGAACCTGTGGACAGTTGGCGAGCAACGTTTCCGCATCGTGGAGATCACCCAGGTGGAACCCTTTATGGTGGCGAAGGTGATGCTCCTGCCTGATGTGTGCGACGGCTGTGAACAGCGGATGCTGCCGGTAGTGCATCGCGCTACCGACCGGCTGGAACAATATGTACGCCTACTATTCAGCCCGGAGGGCGGTAAGCATTTTGTGGTAGAGCTTCCCCACAATCCCCGCGTCTTAGCCAACACCATCGGCGCCATCCTCCAGGTTCCTCTGACAGAGAAACAGAAGCTGCTTGAGATAGATGATGTCGTACAGCGCCTGGAAGCGGGGTTAATGTTGCTGGAGCAAGAGATCGATAGACTGCTCCTCAAGGCGACAGAACGACCGGTAGCCCAGCCATTCCGCCACGAACAAAAGGCGGTTTCACGCAATTAGCGACGCTATCTGGAGGTAACCTCAGGTGTTGACGGTCACGCTTATCCCGGGAGACGGCATAGGTCCCGAGGTGGTGGACGCAGCGGTGCGTGTGGTGGAAGCAACTGGCGTGCCGGTACAGTGGGAGCGGTTTGAAGCGGGTACTGAGGTGATGAACAAGTACGGCACGCCCCTGCCTGATGAAGTGTTCAATTCCATCTTGAGGAACCGCGTTGCGCTCAAAGGACCGATTACCACCCCTATCGGCACCGGCTATAGCAGTCCCAATGTGATGATACGCAAGCGATTGAACCTTTTTGCCAATGTGCGCCCTGCCAGGAACCTGCCGGGTGTGCGTACGCGCTACGAAGGTGTGGACCTGGTGGTCATTCGCGAGAACAGCGAGGACCTCTACTCCGGTCTGGAGCACATTGTGGTGCCGGGGGTGGTGGAAAGCTTAAAAATTATCACCGAGCATGCCAGCTTGCGCATCGCGCGGTTTGCTTTTGAGTACGCCACCAGACACGGGCGCAAGAAAGTTACGGCGGTGCACAAAGCGAATATCATGAAACTGAGCGACGGGCTGTTTCTGGAATGTTGTCGGCGGGCGGCGCGAGACTACCCGCAGATCGAATACGAGGAGCTTATTGTAGACAATACCTGCATGCAGCTAGTAACGCGCCCAGAGCGATTTGATGTGATGGTGATGGAAAACCTGTACGGCGACATCATCTCCGACCTGTGCGCAGGGCTAGTAGGAGGTTTGGGGCTGACGCCCAGCGCGAACGTTGGTGAAGAAGGCATCGTAGTCTACGAGGCGGTACACGGCTCCGCTCCCGACATCGCCGGGCGAAACCTCGCCAACCCTATCGCGCTTATCTTCTGTGCAGCAATGATGCTGGAGGACCAGGGTGAGCAAGAGGCGGCGGAGCGGGTGCGCCGGGGCGTGTATCGTGTGCTAAGCGAAGGCAAAGTGCTCACCCGCGACCTGGGCGGTACCGCTACCACCACCGAAATCACCGACGCCATCATCGCCGCGATGGGGCAAGAGGACGCTGCCTCTGCTTGAGTGCCCATCGGGAAGGCGAGGCTTCCGCCGAGCCGGGTAAGCTCCGGGGGGGAGGTCACAATCGCCTTCTGCACCGGTTGCATCCGGGAAGCGGGGGTGATACAATACTCTCGCTTTAGTATGCATACGGAGGCAGCTGATGAACGAGAAAGAAGCGCGCGAGATTTGTGAGAAAGCCATCGCCTTCAGCGAGGCAGAGCATGTACAGGTGAACCTCTATGGGACACGAGAAGCCTCTACTCGTTACGCCAACAACGAAATCACCCAGAACGTTGCGAAGAGCCAGATGAGCCTGCGCGTGACCTGTGCCTACGGCAATAAAGTAGGACGTTGTAGCACCAACCGGCTGGATACCGATTCCATCCGCGAGACAGTGAGGCGTGCTGAGGAGATGGCGCGTGTGGCAGAACCTGACACCGAGTTTCTCCCCCCGCCGGAGCCGACAGCTTACCGCCCGATACAGGCGTACGCCGACAGTACCGCGCACGCCACCCCTGAAGACCGTGCCCGTGTGGTGAGACGGGTTATCGCCGAGGCGAGGTCACGGGGGTTAAAGACGGCAGGAAGCTTCGCGACGAATGCCAGTGCTGTCGCGGTCGCAAACAACAAGGGACTGTTTGGTTTCCATACTGCCACGCGGGCATCGCTGATATGCACCATGATGGCGGAGGACAGCAGCGGCTGGGCTGAACAGACGCACGAAGAGATGAACGCCATTTCCCCCGAAGAGGTCGCCAAACGAGCCGCCGACAAGGCGGAAGCAGCACGTCATCCCCGAGAGGTTCCGCCCGGCGATTATACTGTGGTGCTGGAACCGGCAGCGGTAGCGGAACTGCTGGCATACATGGCATGGAGTATGGACGCCAAAGCCGCCGATGAAGGGCGTTCCGCCTTCACCGGCAAGGAAGGAACCGCTATCGGTAACAGCCTGGTCACCTTGCAATCCCTCCCCGCGCATCCCGAGTGCCCGGCAGAGCCTTTCTTTGACGATGGGATGCCCACACCGGATGTGACGTGGATAGAGCAGGGTGTGCTGAAAACGTTGGCATACAGCCGTTTCTGGGCGCAGAAGCGGGGTAGAACTTTCACCGGTTATCCATCTAATCTCATCCTGCAGGGTGGAAGCTACTCCCTGCAGGAACTGGTTGCGCGGGTAGAGGACGGCTTGCTCGTCACGCGATTCTGGTACATTCGCTTTGTGGACCCGATGCAACTGTTGTTGACCGGTATGACACGCGACGGAGTGTATCGCATTGAGAGAGGCAAGGTCACCCATGCGGTGAAGAACCTGCGATTCAACGAAAGTCCCCTGGTGGTGCTTCAGAACGTGCATTTGCTGGGCGTTGCACAGCGTGTGGAAGGTAGTATGCTTGTACCTCCGGTAGTGGTGAACGACTTCACGTTCAGCAGCACTACCACCTTCTGAGTGCGGGCACAGGAGGAGATATACCTTACGTAACGAAACATGTTAATGCAACCGGAAACTGAGGAGGAACCATGAGAAGACCCTGGCTGAATAGCACTGTGGTTGTGGTGCTTGCGCTGGCGTGGGTCAGTGGAGTATGGGCTCAGGCAAAGTCTCCTGCCAAGAAGCCTGCTGCTCCGGCGAGACCTGCTGCGAAATCGGCTCCTGTGGCAAAGCCTGCGCAGCCTGCAAACGTAGTGGGGCGCGTAAGTGGAGCGGTCATCACGCGCGACGAGATGCTCAGGACGATGGAAGCGTGGTATGGTCCGCAGGTGGTGGAGGACCTCATTGCGCTCAAAGTAGTCGAGCAGGAGGCGAAAAAGTACGGTATCACCGCCACCAAAGCAGAAATAGACCAGCGATACAACGAGGCAATCGACGGAATGCGGGCACGCGTGCCACCCGGCGCGGATGTGTTTGTGGAACTGGCGAAGCAGGGATGGACGCGGGCGCACATGGAAGCGGTGCTCAGGCGTGCTCTGTTACTGGAAAAGCTGGTAGCACGCACCGTACGCGATGATGACTTCATCCAGGCGCGTCACATCTTGATACAGCCACAGATGCCCACTATCTCTCCCGACCAGAACGTGAGCGCGGAAGAGCGACAGAAGATGTTCGCCGAGGCGCGTGCAAAGGCGGAGGAAGAGGCGAAGGCGAAGGCGCAGAAGGTATATGAAGAAATCAAGGCGGGCAAGGACTTTGCCGAAGCGGCGAAGGAGTATTCCGACGACCGCTCCAATAAGGACAAAGGCGGCGACCTGGGAGCTTTCGCACGAGGCATGATGGTGCCGGAGTTCGAGAAAGCAGTGTTCGCGCTGAAGCCGGGCGAAATCAGCGAACCGGTCAAAACACCGTACGGCTGGCACATTATCAAGGTAGAGAAGCTTGGCAAAGACATTCCTGCGGTGGAGAAAGCCAGATTGACGCAGGTCATCGTGCGC
This Armatimonadota bacterium DNA region includes the following protein-coding sequences:
- a CDS encoding peptidylprolyl isomerase, which codes for MRRPWLNSTVVVVLALAWVSGVWAQAKSPAKKPAAPARPAAKSAPVAKPAQPANVVGRVSGAVITRDEMLRTMEAWYGPQVVEDLIALKVVEQEAKKYGITATKAEIDQRYNEAIDGMRARVPPGADVFVELAKQGWTRAHMEAVLRRALLLEKLVARTVRDDDFIQARHILIQPQMPTISPDQNVSAEERQKMFAEARAKAEEEAKAKAQKVYEEIKAGKDFAEAAKEYSDDRSNKDKGGDLGAFARGMMVPEFEKAVFALKPGEISEPVKTPYGWHIIKVEKLGKDIPAVEKARLTQVIVRQRMAQYYQDLLKKANGQNLLLPKPSAETQPRTPRTGAPAVPPPPPPPNR